TTCATTGTAATTTCGTGCTTTCCATTGTCTAAATTATAAAAAGTAACATAACCATCATTTATCAAACCACTCTGAATTTCATTACCATTTTCATAGTAATAAACCCCATAATCACTATCTCTGTAGTAGATTAGATTATCAACTTTGACCACAGCTGTATTTTTAGGACGATAAATAACAAAAAAACATGCAGATACATCAGTATTGTTTTTATACAAATAAATAGCATCCCCATAATACTTAGCACTATTATTAACAAAAGAACAATAACTTAAAAGACCATTATCACCATCCCAAGCAACAGCACCACCACGATCATTAGCATGGTTATTAACAAAATAGCAAGAACTTAAAGCACCATTATCAGCCTCCCAATAAACAGCACCTCCATCATAATTTACATGGTTATTATTAAAAGAACAAACTTCTAAAGTGCCATTATAACCAGGCCAATAAACAGCACCTCCATAATATTCAGCATGGTTATTAGTAAAAGAACAAGCACTTAAAAGACCATAGTCACCATCCCAAGCAACAGCACCACCAAATCGATCAGCTCTATTATTAACAAAAGAACAATCTTTTAAAACATTATAACTATTACCCAAATTAACAGCACCACCAAACCCATTAGCATGGTTATTAGTAAAAGAACAAGCACTTAAAGTACAATTTTCACCAGACAAACTGATAGCACCACCATGCTCACCAGCATGGTTATTAGTAAAAGAACAAGCACTTAAAAGACCATTATCACCCCACCAATTAACAGCACCACCCCAATAATTAGCATGGTTATTAACAAAGGAACAGCTACTCATATTACCATATTCACCATCCCACTTAACAGCACTACCAGACTCAGCATGGTTATTAACAAATGAACAACTGCTCATCTTACCATAAGTTCCATTCCAATAGATAGCACCACCATCATAATCATTAGTGATATTGGCATTTATGAATTTTATATTTTTTAATGTGACATGATTGCCAGTTATATTGAGTATTTTTGTTGATAATTTTCCATCAAGTACATGGTTTTTACCATCAATAGTTATGCGTTTGTTAATAACTATCTCCGAATTACCAGGTGAATAACTATAATCTTTATCTAGAGTTATTACAGCTCCTGGTTTTGCATCGTTGATTAGTTTTTGTAAATCTTTGAATGATGAACCTGGGGCTTTTAAGTTATCCTCATTCATTTCAACATTGGCAACATTAACATCATCATCTTTTCCTTCAGCTTCTGAAGCTATTGGACTATCCTCCTTTGGTTCAACCTTGAGGTTTTCTTCCACTATTTCTCCAGCATCTATAGTTGCTGTATTTTCATTTAAACCTATTTCCGACGTTGTATTATCTTGTGCTGAAACAGCAGCAACCGATAAAAACATTAAAAATAGAAACAATATTACAATTTTATTTAAATTGCTAACCATTTTTATTACTCTCCGATTTTATTTGTTCATTTAATTAAATAAAATTAAGCACATAAATATGTATAACTA
This DNA window, taken from Methanobrevibacter olleyae, encodes the following:
- a CDS encoding right-handed parallel beta-helix repeat-containing protein, producing MVSNLNKIVILFLFLMFLSVAAVSAQDNTTSEIGLNENTATIDAGEIVEENLKVEPKEDSPIASEAEGKDDDVNVANVEMNEDNLKAPGSSFKDLQKLINDAKPGAVITLDKDYSYSPGNSEIVINKRITIDGKNHVLDGKLSTKILNITGNHVTLKNIKFINANITNDYDGGAIYWNGTYGKMSSCSFVNNHAESGSAVKWDGEYGNMSSCSFVNNHANYWGGAVNWWGDNGLLSACSFTNNHAGEHGGAISLSGENCTLSACSFTNNHANGFGGAVNLGNSYNVLKDCSFVNNRADRFGGAVAWDGDYGLLSACSFTNNHAEYYGGAVYWPGYNGTLEVCSFNNNHVNYDGGAVYWEADNGALSSCYFVNNHANDRGGAVAWDGDNGLLSYCSFVNNSAKYYGDAIYLYKNNTDVSACFFVIYRPKNTAVVKVDNLIYYRDSDYGVYYYENGNEIQSGLINDGYVTFYNLDNGKHEITMKFDKDGTEFTNYLTITGDSYLSASKVYMFYNDGTKYTIKLTNYKGNPLIYQNIQITIANKKYDIQTDSKGYATLTHSP